The following are encoded in a window of Panicum virgatum strain AP13 chromosome 5N, P.virgatum_v5, whole genome shotgun sequence genomic DNA:
- the LOC120676670 gene encoding cytochrome P450 734A6-like produces MGWGWAAAVLAAAYVAAKLMEVLWWRPRRVEEHFARQGIRGPRYRFFVGCVREMVALMVAASAAPMPRPYRSHNVLPRVLAFYHHWRKIYGSTFLIWFGPTPRLAVADPDLIREILVSRAEHFDRYESHPMVRQLEGEGLVSLRGEKWAHRRRVLTPAFRMENLKLLLPFVGRTVVDMMDKWRDMAAAGSGEVEIDVSEWFQVVTEDAITRTAFGRSYEDGKAVFKLQTQLMAFASEAFRKVFIPGYRFLPTKKNTSSWKLDKEIRKNLATVIGRRQEASDGEKLSGCAKDLLGLMINANSHGGKVSPITVNDIVEECKTFFFAGKQTTSNLLTWTTVVLAMHPEWQEVARQEVLDVCGALDIPSREQLAKLKTLGMILNETLRLYPPAVATVRRAKADVELGGCLIPRDTELLIPIMAVHHDARLWGPDATQFNPARFAKGVAQAARHPTAFIPFGLGARMCIGQNLALLEAKLAVAIILQRFDFRLSPSYLHAPTVLMLLHPQYGAPVIFRPRPPSEPSDRDREV; encoded by the exons ATGGGGtgggggtgggcggcggcggtgctagcCGCGGCGTACGTGGCGGCGAAGCTGATGGAGGTGCTgtggtggcggccgcggcgggtggAGGAGCACTTCGCGCGGCAGGGGATCAGGGGCCCGCGCTACCGCTTCTTCGTGGGCTGCGTCCGCGAGATGGTGGCGCTCATggtggccgcctccgccgccccaaTGCCGCGCCCCTATCGCTCCCACAACGTGCTCCCGCGGGTCCTCGCCTTCTACCACCACTGGAGGAAAATCTACG GTTCCACGTTCCTGATATGGTTCGGCCCGACGCcgaggctcgccgtcgccgacccCGACCTCATCCGGGAGATCCTCGTGTCCCGCGCCGAGCACTTCGACCGCTACGAGTCGCACCCCATGGTGCGccagctcgagggggaggggctCGTCAGCCTGCGCGGCGAGAAGTGGGCGCACCGCCGCAGGGTGCTCACGCCGGCGTTCCGCATGGAGAACCTCAAG ctgctgctgccgttcgTGGGGAGGACGGTGGTCGACATGATGGACAAGTGGCGCGACATGGCCGCCGCGGGGTCCGGCGAGGTCGAGATCGACGTGTCCGAGTGGTTCCAGGTGGTGACGGAGGACGCCATCACCCGCACGGCCTTCGGCCGCAGCTACGAGGACGGCAAGGCCGTCTTCAAGCTCCAGACCCAGCTCATGGCCTTCGCCTCCGAGGCGTTCCGCAAGGTCTTCATCCCTGGATACAG GTTCTTGCCAACCAAGAAGAACACAAGCTCGTGGAAGCTGGACAAGGAGATCAGGAAGAACCTGGCGACGGTCATTGGCCGGCGGCAGGAAGCATCGGACGGCGAGAAGCTCAGCGGGTGCGCCAAGGACCTCCTTGGGCTCATGATCAATGCGAACAGCCACGGCGGCAAGGTAAGCCCCATCACCGTGAACGACATCGTGGAGGAGTGCAAGACGTTCTTCTTTGCCGGCAAGCAGACGACGTCGAACCTCCTGACGTGGACCACGGTCGTGCTCGCCATGCACCCCGAGTGGCAGGAGGTCGCCCGGCAGGAGGTCCTCGACGTCTGCGGCGCGCTTGACATCCCCTCCCGCGAGCAGCTCGCCAAGCTCAAGACG CTCGGGATGATCCTGAACGAGACGCTGCGGCTGTacccgccggcggtggcgacggtgCGGCGGGCCAAGGCCGACGTGGAGCTGGGTGGGTGCCTGATCCCGCGCGACACGGAGCTGCTGATCCCGATCATGGCCGTGCACCACGACGCGCGGCTGTGGGGCCCCGACGCCACGCAGTTCAACCCGGCGCGGTTCGCCAAGGGCGTGGCGCAGGCCGCCAGGCACCCGACGGCGTTCATCCCCTTCGGGCTGGGCGCCCGGATGTGCATCGGCCAGAACCTGGCGCTCCTGGAGGCCAAGCTCGCGGTGGCCATCATCCTCCAGCGGTTCGACTTCCGGCTGTCGCCCAGCTACCTCCACGCGCCCACGGTCCTGATGCTCCTCCACCCGCAGTACGGGGCGCCCGTGATCTTCCGGCCGCGACCACCATCCGAACCATCCGATCGCGACCGGGAAGTGTGA
- the LOC120676006 gene encoding uncharacterized protein LOC120676006, which produces MALPSGMAAFSVRAPAPAPAARPCAAAAAGGARMRAGADGGGAKWWAPLLGWSGQPDYIDAQPAAAAAEEEAAAQHQRTARRFGVLTEDKARQLRLRMMETESFHDAMYHSAIASRLASASPDKH; this is translated from the coding sequence ATGGCACTGCCGTCCGGGATGGCCGCCTTCTCCgtccgcgcgccggcgccggcgcccgcggcccggccgtgcgcggcggcggcggccggcggggccaggatgcgcgccggcgccgacggcgggGGCGCCAAGTGGTGGGCGCCGCTGCTGGGGTGGTCCGGCCAGCCCGACTACATCGACGCgcagccggccgcggcggcggcggaggaggaggcggcggcgcagcaccaGCGCACCGCGCGGAGGTTCGGCGTGCTGACGGAGGACAAGGCGCGGCAGCTGCGGCTGCGGATGATGGAGACGGAGAGCTTCCACGACGCCATGTACCACTCCGCCATCGCCtcccgcctcgcctccgcctcgcctgaCAAGCACTAG